A region of Vitis vinifera cultivar Pinot Noir 40024 chromosome 13, ASM3070453v1 DNA encodes the following proteins:
- the LOC100247223 gene encoding transcriptional activator DEMETER isoform X1, which yields MNFGKGISISQENDMLIGGNWLPAGTDKQFLVRSQPVPVDKQVNQAGRTNWQALLGFPGGHETQNCNGVVQNLNLVDLGGLSQTLYNWDGNFAEKNRLINHIAGSYNQNFVNGDTSTYKHIFTDGGSRVSQSQPFANSDGTGTYSQALANVGPGIYSQALANGCTVPYSQALANGSTIPYSQALANGGTVPYSQALANGGTIPYSQALANGGTNNYGQAGTNNYSQALALANGGTNNYSQTLALANGGTSTYSQALANGGTIYYQGLGNGSTIYDQGLANSGTSSYSQAFVNGSPGAYSRLIGNGSAGSGNLAIGNGDAALYSQAMHNGDIDLNEYSLQDLLGLASSASVDRSSVQAANRPPALKPSVSEALSRSIHTANRPLVLKTSASEAQNRNFHVANGPLVRKATTGEAPERSLLNASRPQVPNSHSQFEINWGEDNSIDMLLGKENQCSGSSMWKNSNGLLQIPEYGFPIPYQPSFNLNSPPGVEADATSSITNSFPCPPVTPERPKKILNFSADEGSSPDKNQEYITSTTNGATENRCDELLHNIVASSSAAPPSPCKGKNIVAKEGDEGIDLNKTPKQKQPKKRKHRPKVVIEGKPKKTPKPKVVIEGKPKKTPKPKVPSNSNPKENPTGKRKYVRKNNPKVPVTDPTDVRKEILDPSFASATAKSCKRVLNFGEEKSGDGQHDVASQQGVMQQDNEPTFTLNLTSQTKEPCTRINIISGTKVAMQNDQQNELVVKSQQMSAVESQQISADYIAMLKRYTPAAQPTTENLQLGNLNVISRTVNKGNTDPRQRNSKNAYVPIPQHIHADGIGQIVIQPLTTQENLDSSRRQMMQSTSQTNKFANSNQATGSKRDYCHTIEQSQAHAAHLIGPSLCQEIFQVNEYNSSNLCKVFSDMQKKRKTEKAAYTNMSTMASYTTAGEDELHQAEAKSVNQLTSQINHGILNICFEGNNDSQNLANGVNKTTRDSSMHQTTAGNSMWKHHISNEWPSQTEDMREKQVNGCTQLHRLTVLTAAAKDKLQPPAPIKARSYSSGQHSIESCRVITLAEKQKEPLFSNSHSSSTYKPFLQEPKDKLYDYHQPSIKKRGRPAKKKQPDPIDAIIERLKSLELNDTSNETVSQEENAIILYKGDGAIIPYEIKKRKPRPKVDLDLETERVWKLLMGAEQDVGDSDERKAKWWEEEREVFRGRADSFIARMHLVQGDRRFSPWKGSVVDSVIGVFLTQNVSDHLSSSAFMSLVSRFPLHPESNKTSYSNEASILVEEPEVCIMNPDDTIKWHEKVSHQQVYNQAFVAYSESSEHRRDSPDSGTSETSLVGAPNQRAEEEVMSSQDSVNSSVVQTTVLRSCSGSNSEAEDPTTGHKTNKVQASASTNILYMEKTFMSQECQYHANKSSNFDENTMRYRKQNPRLDRVENHTESSSLTYLINSGNSNKQAPAVPSSNYRLHMTPDSGILEVECLQVLGEESISSWPSAASGIANPKDVNWTSKGTQQMTESIRKTTAQQNGLMNLQEATVGNPNALLRNYPMQQSSMQPGCTTENDKQSCKNHDLERTKTFQMQSMPSREPLKPAEALDTRRDTTMHQIPNVPELTEEASNVRERDSAVDKQICLENEVLEPLSREQVHSSNKESGGTTTNILKPKKEKVEGTKKKAFDWDSLRKQVQANGRKRERSKDTMDSLDYEAIRCAHVNVISEAIKERGMNNMLAERIKDFLNRLVREHGSIDLEWLRDSPPDKAKDYLLSIRGLGLKSVECVRLLTLHQLAFPVDTNVGRIAVRLGWVPLQPLPESLQLHLLELYPMLESIQKYLWPRLCKLDQRTLYELHYQLITFGKVFCTKHKPNCNACPMRGECRHFASAFASARLALPAPEEKSIVSSTAPSVADRNPTAFINPIPLPSLESNLLGKEEQDTSKCEPIIEVPATPEPQCIETLESDIEDAFYEDPDEIPTIKLNFEEFTLNLQNYMQENMELQEGDMSKALVALDPKATSIPTPKLKNVSRLRTEHQVYELPDSHPLLKGMDIREPDDPSPYLLAIWTPGETANSSQPPERRCESQEPGKLCNEKTCFSCNSLREANSQTVRGTLLIPCRTAMRGSFPLNGTYFQVNEVFADHDSSINPIDVPRAWIWNLPRRTVYFGTSVTSIFRGLPTEGIQYCFWRGMGMLLLIVLVALSTMFKVVHMLPVPVLMHVSKHGIKKKLCDILPLPYISRLSSCIFLSPTSRFFC from the exons ATCCCCTACAGTCAGGCCTTGGCTAATGGTGGCACAGTCCCCTACAGTCAGGCCTTGGCTAATGGTGGCACAATCCCCTACAGTCAGGCCTTGGCTAATGGTGGCACCAACAATTACGGTCAGGCTGGCACCAACAATTACAGTCAGGCCTTGGCCTTGGCTAACGGTGGCACCAACAATTACAGTCAGACCTTGGCCTTGGCTAATGGTGGCACCAGCACTTACAGTCAGGCCTTGGCCAATGGGGGCACCATCTACTATCAGGGTTTGGGCAATGGCAGCACCATCTATGATCAGGGTTTGGCCAATAGTGGCACTAGCTCCTACAGTCAAGCCTTTGTTAATGGCAGTCCTGGAGCCTACAGTCGGCTCATCGGAAATGGGAGTGCTGGCTCCGGCAACCTGGCCATTGGCAATGGGGATGCTGCCTTGTATAGTCAGGCCATGCACAATGGTGATATTGATCTGAATGAATATTCTCTACAGGATCTTTTGGGACTGGCATCAAGTGCCTCAGTGGACAGAAGCAGCGTTCAGGCAGCAAATAGACCTCCGGCTCTGAAGCCATCTGTGAGTGAAGCACTGAGCAGAAGCATCCATACTGCCAACAGACCTCTAGTTCTAAAGACATCAGCGAGTGAAGCACAGAACAGAAATTTCCATGTGGCAAATGGGCCTCTAGTTCGAAAGGCAACCACAGGTGAAGCCCCAGAAAGAAGTCTTCTGAATGCAAGTAGGCCTCAGGTTCCAAATTCACATTCTCAGTTTGAGATCAATTGGGGGGAAGATAATTCCATTGACATGTTGCTCGGTAAAGAAAATCAATGCTCAGGTTCAAGCATGTGGAAGAACAGTAATGGCTTACTGCAGATACCTGAGT ATGGATTCCCCATTCCATACCAACCTAGTTTCAATCTCAATTCACCACCAGGTGTGGAAGCCGATGCCACCTCCAGCATCACCAATTCCTTCCCATGTCCACCTGTCACTCCAGAACGGCCAAAGAAAATACTGAATTTTTCTGCAGATGAGGGCTCAAGCCCTGATAAAAATCAGGAGTACATCACATCAACAACAAATGGAGCTACTGAAAACCGCTGTGATGAACTCTTACACAACATTGTGGCATCATCCAGTGCTGCCCCTCCCAGTCCGTGCAAAGGAAAGAATATAGTTGCAAAGGAAGGTGATGAAGGCATCGACCTGAACAAGACACCTAAGCAAAAACAGCCAAAGAAGAGAAAGCATAGGCCAAAAGTTGTAATTGAAGGAAAACCAAAGAAGACTCCCAAGCCAAAAGTTGTAATTGAAGGAAAACCGAAGAAGACTCCCAAGCCAAAAGTTCCAAGTAATTCTAATCCTAAAGAAAATCCAACTGGAAAAAGGAAGTATGTTCGGAAGAATAATCCCAAAGTCCCTGTAACAGATCCTACAGATGTTAGGAAGGAGATACTAGATCCTTCCTTTGCTAGCGCCACAGCAAAATCATGCAAGAGAGTTTTAAATTTTGGGGAGGAAAAATCAGGTGACGGCCAGCATGACGTAGCTAGTCAGCAGGGGGTGATGCAACAAGATAATGAGCCCACTTTTACTTTGAATTTGACTTCTCAAACCAAAGAACCATGTACACGCATTAACATCATCTCTGGAACAAAAGTCGCTATGCAGAATGACCAACAGAATGAACTGGTGGTGAAAAGCCAGCAAATGTCAGCGGTGGAAAGTCAGCAAATTTCAGCTGATTATATAGCAATGCTCAAAAGGTACACTCCTGCAGCCCAACCAACAACCGAGAACCTGCAATTGGGCAATTTAAATGTCATATCAAGGACTGTGAACAAAGGAAATACCGATCCACGCCAAAGAAATAGCAAAAATGCTTATGTTCCCATACCTCAACACATCCATGCAGATGGAATAGGCCAAATTGTCATTCAACCACTAACTACTCAGGAAAATCTTGACAGCTCCAGAAGGCAGATGATGCAGAGTACATCTCAAACAAATAAGTTTGCAAATTCCAATCAAGCAACGGGATCCAAGAGGGATTATTGCCACACTATTGAGCAGTCACAGGCCCATGCTGCACATCTGATTGGCCCCTCTCTTTGCCAAGAGATATTTCAGGTCAATGAATATAACAGCAGCAATCTCTGCAAAGTTTTTTCAGATATgcagaagaaaaggaaaactgaGAAGGCTGCATATACAAACATGTCTACCATGGCTTCTTACACTACGGCTGGGGAGGAtgaactgcatcaagctgaagCAAAGAGCGTGAATCAGTTGACATCACAAATCAACCATGGAATTCTTAACATTTGCTTTGAAGGTAACAACGATTCACAAAACCTGGCCAATGGAGTGAACAAGACTACCAGGGATTCATCTATGCATCAGACTACTGCTGGCAATTCTATGTGGAAGCATCATATTTCAAATGAATGGCCATCACAGACAGAAGACATGAGAGAGAAACAAGTAAATGGATGCACTCAGCTCCACAGATTAACTGTTCTTACTGCAGCTGCAAAAGATAAACTGCAGCCACCAGCTCCCATAAAAGCCCGATCATATAGTAGTGGGCAGCACAGCATTGAATCTTGTCGTGTCATTACATTAGCAGAGAAGCAGAAAGAACCTCTCTTCTCCAACTCACACTCATCCAGCACATATAAGCCATTTCTGCAAGAACCCAAGGACAAGTTGTATGACTACCACCAACCATCCATAAAGAAAAGAG GTCGACCAGCTAAGAAGAAACAACCAGATCCAATTGATGCTATAATAGAACGATTGAAAAGTCTAGAACTCAATGATACAAGCAATGAGACTGTGAGCCAAGAGGAAAATGCAATCATCTTATACAAAGGAGATGGTGCAATCATTCCATATGAGATAAAAAAACGGAAACCAAGACCTAAAGTGGATCTTGACTTGGAGACAGAAAGAGTATGGAAACTCTTAATGGGGGCAGAACAAGATGTTGGAGATTCAGATGAAAGAAAGGCAAAATGGtgggaagaagaaagagaagtgTTTCGTGGACGAGCTGACTCATTTATTGCACGCATGCACCTTGTTCAAG GAGATAGACGCTTCTCTCCATGGAAAGGATCAGTGGTTGACTCCGTCATAGGAGTATTTCTTACCCAGAATGTTTCAGACCACCTTTCTAG CTCTGCCTTCATGTCACTTGTATCACGATTTCCTCTTCATCCAGAAAGCAACAAAACAAGTTACAGTAATGAAGCTAGCATATTGGTTGAAGAACCAGAGGTCTGCATAATGAACCCAGATGATACTATCAAATGGCATGAAAAGGTATCTCATCAACAAGTCTACAATCAAGCCTTTGTTGCATATTCTGAATCATCAGAGCATAGAAGAGACAGTCCAGATTCAGGAACAAGTGAAACAAGCTTAGTAGGAGCACCTAACCAGAGAGCAGAGGAAGAAGTCATGTCATCACAAGATTCTGTCAACTCATCTGTTGTCCAAACTACTGTACTGAGATCCTGCTCAGGATCCAACTCAGAAGCAGAAGATCCAACAACTGGGCACAAAACCAACAAGGTTCAAGCTTCAGCTTCAACAAACATTTTGTACATGGAAAAAACTTTCATGTCTCAAGAATGTCAGTATCATGCAAATAAAAGCTCGAACTTTGATGAGAACACTATGAGGTACAGAAAGCAAAACCCAAGATTGGACAGAGTGGAGAACCACACAGAGTCTTCTTCCCTTACCTATCTAATCAATTCTGGCAATTCCAATAAACAAGCACCAGCTGTTCCTTCCAGTAATTATCGATTGCACATGACCCCAGATTCAGGCATACTGGAAGTAGAATGTCTTCAAGTGTTGGGAGAAGAAAGTATATCATCTTGGCCTTCAGCTgcttctggaattgccaacccAAAAGATGTCAATTGGACAAGCAAAGGGACTCAACAAATGACAGAAAGTATTAGAAAAACCACTGCCCAACAAAATGGACTAATGAACCTCCAAGAAGCTACAGTAGGGAACCCGAATGCATTGCTAAGGAATTATCCTATGCAACAAAGTAGCATGCAACCAGGATGTACAACTGAAAATGATAAACAATCCTGCAAGAATCATGATCTTGAAAGGACAAAGACCTTTCAAATGCAAAGCATGCCAAGCAGAGAGCCTCTAAAACCTGCTGAAGCACTGGATACAAGACGAGACACTACCATGCATCAAATTCCAAATGTCCCTGAGCTTACAGAAGAAGCATCTAATGTCAGGGAGAGAGATTCTGCAGTGGATAAGCAAATATGCTTGGAGAATGAAGTGCTTGAACCACTGTCAAGAGAGCAAGTCCATTCTTCTAACAAGGAAAGTGGAGGGACAACtacaaatattttgaaaccTAAAAAGGAAAAGGTTGAAGGAACGAAAAAGAAAGCATTTGATTGGGATAGTTTAAGGAAGCAAGTTCAGGCCAATggtagaaaaagagaaagaagcaAAGATACAATGGACTCACTGGACTATGAAGCTATAAGATGTGCCCATGTTAATGTTATTTCTGAAGCTATCAAAGAACGAGGAATGAACAATATGCTAGCAGAACGAATAAAG GACTTCCTTAATCGATTGGTCAGAGAACATGGAAGCATtgaccttgaatggttaagagATTCTCCACCTGACAAAGCAAA GGATTATCTGTTAAGTATACGAGGATTGGGTTTGAAAAGTGTGGAATGTGTGAGGCTGTTAACACTTCATCAACTTGCTTTCCCG GTGGACACAAATGTTGGTCGAATTGCTGTGAGATTAGGATGGGTCCCTCTCCAACCACTACCAGAGTCACTTCAGTTGCATCTCCTGGAACT GTACCCTATGCTGGAGTCCATTCAAAAGTACCTCTGGCCAAGACTCTGCAAACTGGATCAGCGAACATT GTATGAGCTACACTATCAGTTGATTACATTTGGAAAG GTTTTCTGCACCAAACATAAACCAAATTGCAATGCATGCCCAATGAGGGGAGAGTGCAGACACTTTGCAAGTGCTTTTGCAAG TGCAAGGCTTGCCCTGCCAGCACCAGAAGAGAAGAGCATCGTGAGTTCAACTGCACCCAGTGTGGCAGACAGAAACCCCACAGCATTCATCAACCCTATTCCACTGCCTTCACTTGAAAGCAACCTACTTGGAAAAGAAGAGCAAGACACTAGTAAGTGTGAACCTATCATCGAAGTACCTGCTACACCAGAACCGCAATGCATAGAAACATTAGAAAGTGATATTGAGGATGCATTCTATGAGGATCCTGATGAGATTCCTACAATCAAACTGAACTTCGAGGAATTCACACTCAATCTACAAAATTATATGCAAGAAAACATGGAACTCCAAGAAGGGGATATGTCCAAGGCTTTAGTTGCTTTGGATCCCAAAGCTACCTCAATCCCTACTCCCAAATTGAAGAATGTCAGTCGGTTAAGGACAGAGCACCAAGT GTATGAACTTCCAGATTCACACCCTCTGTTAAAAGGG ATGGATATACGAGAACCTGATGATCCAAGCCCATACCTTCTTGCTATATGGACACCAg GTGAAACTGCAAATTCAAGTCAACCACCAGAAAGGAGGTGTGAGTCCCAAGAACCAGGCAAGCTGTGCAATGAGAAGACATGTTTTTCATGCAATAGCCTCAGAGAAGCAAATTCACAGACAGTCAGGGGGACACTTCTG ATACCATGTAGAACAGCCATGAGAGGTAGCTTTCCACTCAATGGCACATATTTTCAAGTTAATGAG GTATTTGCAGACCATGATTCTAGTATTAACCCAATTGATGTTCCAAGAGCATGGATATGGAACCTCCCAAGAAGAACCGTGTACTTTGGAACCTCTGTGACCTCAATATTTAGag GCTTGCCAACAGAGGGAATCCAATACTGCTTCTGGAGAGGTATGGGAATGCTACTTTTGATTGTTCTAGTTGCCTTATCCACTATGTTCAAAGTAGTGCATATGCTACCTGTGCCTGTGCTTATGCATGTGTCAAAACATGGAATAAAGAAGAAATTATGTGATATTCTGCCTTTACCTTATATTTCTAGACTCAGTTCTTGTATCTTCTTGTCCCCAACATCTAGATTTTTTTGTTAG